The nucleotide sequence GTCTGCCAGGTGCTGGGCATCCTGCCGGCCGGACGGGGCGGCTCCAGCGGCTCAAGCGGGGGAGGCTTTGGCGGCGGCGGGTTCGGTGGTGGCGGGGGTGGTGGTTTCAGCGGCGGCGGTGGCAGTTTCGGTGGCGGCGGGTCGTCGGGCGGCTGGTGACAATAATAATGAGCAGGCACTTTTAACCATGGCATTACTGACTGAACACGAACAACGCAAGGTGGCCGAGGCCATCGCCCGGGTCGAACGGGACACCGACGCCGAATTGGTCACGGTGCTCGCGGCACGCGCCGACGATTACGCCTACATCCCGCTGCTGTGGGCCAGCCTGCTGGCCCTGGTGGTCCCCGGCGTGCTGCATTACCTGTCGGGCTGGCTGACCATGCACAGCCTGCTGCTGGTGCAGTGGATCAGTTTCATCGTGCTGTGCCTGGTGTTTCGCATTCCCAGGATCACCACCCACCTGATCCCCCGGTCGGTGCGCCACTGGCGGGCATCCAACCTGGCTCGCCGACAGTTTCTCGAACAGAACCTGCACCACACCGTGGGCAGCACCGGCATGCTGATCTTTGTCTGCGAGGCCGAGCGCTACGTGGAGATCCTGGTGGACGAAGGCATTTCCAAGCGACTCGATAACCGGAATTGGGGTGCCATTGTTGCGGCCTTCACCGAGCAGGTCCGCCAGGGGCAGACGTTGCAGGGCTTCGTGACCTGCATCGAAGCCTGTGGAGAATTGCTCAAGACGCATGTTCCGGTGACCCATGAGCGCAATGAGTTGCCGAACCGCTTGGTGGTACTGGGCTAAGATTTTTCTGCCAAACACTGTTGTGGCGAGGGGATTTATCCCCGCTGGGCTGCGCAGCATCCCCAGATCCTGACACCTAGATGTACCAGACAGATTGAGTCGACAGTTTTGGGGCTGCTTCGCAGCCCAACGGGGATAAATCCCCTCGCCACAACAATTCCTCGTGCCCAGACACTTCATTCCTCCTAAAATACCCACCACTCCCGATCCGCCCGCCCCGAGGCCGTTTTTCCATGTCTGTCACCGCAACTCCCGCCCGTCCCGCGCCGGATCATCACGCCGAGTTCATCGAGCTGCTGCAGGCCAGCCTCGAACAGAACGCTTTCATCAAGCTGGTATTGGCCAAGTACGTCGGTGACGAAGCGGACCTCCAACGGCTGATCATCAAACAACTGACGGTCAAGGAGCAGCCTTGCCTGTCCTTCGTTTACCGCTACAAGACCCGCGACATCACCAAGAACTTCCCGCTGGCCGAAGGCGTGGCGACCATCGCGGCGTTGTTGCCGGCATCGTTCAAGAACGCCCATTTGCTGGCGGTCACCGACGAGGCGCAGCTGGAATACAGCAAGAAGGGCAAGCCGTCACTGTTCAAAAGCAAGCCCCAGCAGTTGCGCGAAGTGCCCTCGGTGGAACACAACCGCGAGAAAAACCGCTTCCTCGACCTGAGTCGACCGTTCCTGGCCGACCTGGGCGTGACCAACCACAAGCACGAGCTGATTCCGGCCATGTCGCGCAAGTGGAAGCAGATCAACAAGTTCATCGAAGTCTTCAGCCATGCGCTGACGTCCTCGCCGCTGGCCCTGGACAAACCGGTACGGGTGTCGGACTTCGGTTCGGGCAAGGGCTACCTGACCTTCGCCATCCACGACTACCTGCGCAACACCTTGCAGGCCGAAGGCGTGGTGACGGGCGTCGAGCTGCGCGAGGACATGGTCCGGCTGTGCAACGAGGCCGCAGCGCGCCTGGAACACCCGGGCCTGAGCTTCCAGCACGGCGACGTGCGCAGCGTGGCGCCGAGCGCTGTGGACGTGATGATCGCCTTGCATGCCTGCGACATCGCCACCGACTACGCGATCCACATGGGCATTCGCTCGGGCGCTTCGATCATCATGTGCTCGCCGTGCTGCCACAAGCAGATCCGCTTGCAGATCCAGAGCCCGGAATTGCTCAAGCCAATGTTGCAATATGGCCTGCACCTGGGCCAGCAGGCGGAAATGGTCACCGACAGCCTGCGGGCACTGTTCCTGGAAGCCTGTGGCTACGAAACCAAGGTGTTCGAGTTCATCTCCCTGGAACACACCAACAAGAACAAGATGATCCTGGCGGTCAAGCGCGCCGAGCCGATCGACCCGGCCGAACTGCTGGCGAAGATCGAGGAACTGAAGGCGTTCTATCACATCACCGAACACTGCCTCGAAACCCTGCTGCGGGCCGACGGTTACCTCGCCTGATCGCCAGTTACACCGATTCCCTGTGGGAGCGAGCCTGCTCGCGATAGCGGTGTATCAGTTGACTGGATTGCTGACTGACACACCGCCATCGCGAGCAGGCTCGCTCCCACAAAGGGCTCCAGCGTCGTGCAACCCGTCAGATGACAAGTGAAGCCTTCCCCACCGGACTACCTTTAATGCGTTCCCCCCTCACGCATTCCCAAAGGAGCCCAAACCATGGCCGCAAAGAAAATCCTGATGCTGGTCGGCGATTACGTCGAAGACTATGAAGTGATGGTGCCGTTCCAGGCCTTGCAGATGGTCGGTCATACCGTGCACGCGGTATGCCCTGACAAGACCGCCGGGCAGACCGTGCGCACGGCGATCCACGACTTCGAAGGCGACCAGACCTACAGCGAGAAACCGGGTCACCTGTTCGCC is from Pseudomonas sp. B21-056 and encodes:
- a CDS encoding TPM domain-containing protein, translated to MALLTEHEQRKVAEAIARVERDTDAELVTVLAARADDYAYIPLLWASLLALVVPGVLHYLSGWLTMHSLLLVQWISFIVLCLVFRIPRITTHLIPRSVRHWRASNLARRQFLEQNLHHTVGSTGMLIFVCEAERYVEILVDEGISKRLDNRNWGAIVAAFTEQVRQGQTLQGFVTCIEACGELLKTHVPVTHERNELPNRLVVLG
- a CDS encoding class I SAM-dependent methyltransferase — its product is MSVTATPARPAPDHHAEFIELLQASLEQNAFIKLVLAKYVGDEADLQRLIIKQLTVKEQPCLSFVYRYKTRDITKNFPLAEGVATIAALLPASFKNAHLLAVTDEAQLEYSKKGKPSLFKSKPQQLREVPSVEHNREKNRFLDLSRPFLADLGVTNHKHELIPAMSRKWKQINKFIEVFSHALTSSPLALDKPVRVSDFGSGKGYLTFAIHDYLRNTLQAEGVVTGVELREDMVRLCNEAAARLEHPGLSFQHGDVRSVAPSAVDVMIALHACDIATDYAIHMGIRSGASIIMCSPCCHKQIRLQIQSPELLKPMLQYGLHLGQQAEMVTDSLRALFLEACGYETKVFEFISLEHTNKNKMILAVKRAEPIDPAELLAKIEELKAFYHITEHCLETLLRADGYLA